The following proteins come from a genomic window of Candidatus Eremiobacterota bacterium:
- a CDS encoding GrpB family protein, with product MKDLRVDPISPEQRAEPVVVVPYDPAWPAAFELLRERLAAALGDLAVGIEHVGSTAVPGCDAKPIVDIDVVIRHADELPDVVRQLGALGYAHLGDLGIVGREAFRMPPSDLPRHHLYVCAAGAAPLQAHLILRDALRADPNLAAEYGALKRELAQHYRDDRDSYTEGKTAFITSVLLDAREDRRRGPRH from the coding sequence ATGAAGGACCTGCGCGTCGACCCGATCTCGCCGGAGCAGCGCGCCGAACCGGTCGTCGTCGTGCCGTACGATCCCGCCTGGCCGGCGGCGTTCGAGCTGCTGCGCGAGAGGCTCGCCGCGGCGCTCGGCGATCTCGCGGTCGGGATCGAGCACGTCGGCAGCACCGCCGTCCCCGGCTGCGATGCCAAACCGATCGTGGACATCGACGTGGTGATCCGCCACGCCGACGAGCTGCCCGATGTCGTGCGACAACTTGGCGCGCTCGGCTACGCGCACCTCGGCGACCTCGGGATCGTCGGCCGGGAAGCGTTTCGCATGCCGCCGTCCGATCTGCCGCGACACCATCTCTACGTCTGCGCCGCCGGCGCCGCGCCGCTGCAAGCGCACTTGATCCTGCGCGACGCATTGCGCGCCGATCCAAACCTCGCCGCAGAGTACGGCGCGCTCAAACGCGAGCTCGCGCAGCACTACCGCGACGACCGCGACTCCTACACCGAAGGGAAGACGGCGTTCATCACCTCGGTCCTGCTCGACGCGCGCGAAGACCGCCGCCGCGGCCCGCGCCACTGA
- a CDS encoding DUF4438 domain-containing protein, whose product MRTNRSRLVVQVLSAQVAPPLLAPGLYDVGADGVPRILPSVGGITLNARVGDSAFAFEGDHVEPAVSVRHPDDKVNTAFCALACVGNVATVAGGEAKGERGVVTGKHGGIEHVMIDFAPDVMERMAIGDSISVCAVGVGLEIEDTGDVKAFNCDPDLFEKLGVERAGARLRVPVARRVPARVMGSGLGRQTVVRGDYDIQCFDEATVREYGLNELRLGDLVAIEDADNSFGRIYRQGAVTVAVVSHGASHMAGHGPGVTTLLTSASGALEPALDARANLATILGLR is encoded by the coding sequence GTGAGGACGAACCGCTCCCGACTCGTCGTCCAAGTCCTGAGCGCGCAGGTCGCACCGCCGCTCCTCGCACCGGGTCTCTACGACGTCGGCGCCGACGGCGTCCCGCGGATTCTTCCCAGCGTCGGCGGCATCACGCTGAACGCGCGCGTCGGCGACTCGGCGTTCGCGTTCGAGGGCGACCACGTCGAGCCGGCCGTCAGCGTGCGCCACCCCGACGACAAGGTCAACACGGCGTTCTGCGCGCTGGCGTGCGTGGGCAACGTGGCGACCGTCGCCGGCGGCGAGGCGAAGGGCGAGCGCGGCGTGGTGACCGGCAAGCACGGCGGAATCGAGCACGTGATGATCGACTTTGCGCCGGACGTGATGGAGCGCATGGCGATCGGCGATTCGATCAGCGTGTGCGCGGTCGGCGTCGGCTTGGAGATCGAAGACACCGGCGACGTGAAGGCGTTCAACTGCGATCCCGACCTGTTCGAGAAGCTCGGCGTCGAGCGCGCCGGCGCGCGGCTGCGCGTCCCGGTCGCGCGGCGCGTCCCCGCGCGCGTGATGGGCTCGGGGCTCGGGCGGCAAACGGTCGTGCGCGGCGACTACGACATTCAGTGCTTCGACGAAGCGACCGTGCGCGAGTACGGCTTGAACGAGCTGCGGCTCGGCGATCTGGTCGCGATCGAAGACGCGGACAACTCGTTCGGCCGCATCTACCGCCAAGGCGCCGTGACGGTCGCGGTCGTCTCGCACGGCGCCTCGCACATGGCCGGCCACGGCCCCGGCGTGACGACGTTGCTCACCTCCGCGAGCGGCGCGCTCGAGCCGGCACTCGACGCGCGCGCGAACCTCGCCACCATCTTGGGACTGCGATGA
- the queD gene encoding 6-carboxytetrahydropterin synthase QueD, whose translation MQIRKSFTFEAAHVLPHHPGKCSRLHGHSYRLDVALEGPLQDSGPATGMVEDFDVISRVVKKAVVSRLDHCSLNELIDNPTAERILAWVWGRLADELPGLAELTLWETSTACAVLRKGDPLSQARIG comes from the coding sequence GTGCAAATCCGCAAGTCCTTCACGTTCGAGGCAGCGCACGTGCTTCCGCACCACCCCGGCAAGTGCTCGCGGCTGCACGGGCACTCGTACCGGCTCGACGTCGCACTTGAGGGACCGCTTCAGGACAGCGGTCCGGCGACCGGCATGGTCGAGGACTTCGACGTGATCTCGCGGGTCGTCAAGAAGGCGGTCGTCAGCCGGCTCGACCACTGCTCGCTCAACGAGCTGATCGACAACCCCACGGCCGAGCGAATCCTCGCCTGGGTGTGGGGGCGGCTCGCGGACGAGCTCCCCGGCCTTGCCGAGCTGACCTTGTGGGAGACTTCGACGGCCTGCGCCGTTCTCAGGAAGGGTGACCCTCTCAGCCAGGCGCGAATCGGGTAA
- a CDS encoding 7-carboxy-7-deazaguanine synthase QueE produces the protein MLQLAEIFYSVQGEGTWTGTPAVFVRLAGCNLSCSFCDTDYSLKFFASVEDVVARVRAEGGACPTVILTGGEPLAQRESRALIEALRGDGRRVHIESNGTLPTELADDVWLTVSPKERLAPAMARRANEAKLIVDGRVPEEWIGAFPASTPMFLQPEGNKPANVALAVEAAKRDPQRLRLSLQTHKLIGVR, from the coding sequence TTGCTTCAGCTGGCTGAGATCTTCTACAGCGTCCAAGGCGAGGGGACGTGGACCGGGACACCCGCGGTCTTCGTCCGCCTCGCCGGCTGCAATCTCAGCTGCTCGTTCTGCGACACCGACTACTCGCTGAAGTTCTTCGCGTCGGTCGAGGACGTCGTCGCGCGCGTGCGCGCCGAAGGCGGCGCGTGCCCGACGGTCATCCTCACCGGTGGCGAGCCGCTCGCGCAGCGTGAGTCGCGCGCGCTGATCGAGGCGCTGCGCGGCGACGGCCGGCGCGTTCATATCGAGTCGAACGGGACGCTGCCGACCGAGCTGGCCGACGACGTCTGGCTGACCGTCTCGCCGAAGGAGCGGCTCGCGCCGGCGATGGCGCGGCGGGCGAACGAGGCGAAGCTCATCGTCGACGGGCGCGTCCCCGAGGAGTGGATCGGCGCGTTCCCGGCGAGCACGCCGATGTTTCTGCAGCCGGAAGGCAACAAGCCCGCCAACGTCGCACTCGCGGTCGAAGCGGCGAAGCGCGATCCGCAGCGGCTGCGGCTCTCGCTGCAGACGCACAAGCTCATCGGCGTGAGGTAA
- a CDS encoding DUF962 domain-containing protein codes for MIVLAIIALLRLIPGRIPFIDAGVAGVLVFALILYYIIAFQSLGGRLSPTRAAPFWPSYIASIGLLALYWIAGFVSWPLAVGLFIVGWVFQFVGHYYEGKSPAFLTNLLHLLVGPLWVASHLVPRSASSSSAP; via the coding sequence TTGATCGTCCTCGCGATCATCGCCCTGCTCCGTTTGATCCCGGGCCGCATTCCGTTCATCGACGCCGGCGTCGCCGGCGTGCTTGTTTTTGCCCTGATTCTCTACTACATCATCGCTTTTCAATCGCTCGGTGGGCGTCTGTCGCCGACGCGCGCCGCGCCGTTTTGGCCAAGCTACATTGCATCGATCGGCCTGCTCGCGCTGTACTGGATCGCCGGATTCGTGTCGTGGCCTTTGGCGGTCGGCCTTTTCATCGTCGGCTGGGTCTTTCAGTTCGTCGGCCACTACTACGAAGGGAAGTCGCCGGCGTTTCTGACGAACCTGCTGCATCTGCTCGTCGGCCCACTGTGGGTCGCGAGCCATCTGGTACCGCGATCGGCATCCTCGTCGTCTGCGCCGTAG
- the mqnB gene encoding futalosine hydrolase produces MTGLAPRDDVDVIAAGVGPVEAALGTARALATKRYDAVINAGIAGGFRERCTVGDAVVCARDDYAELGLEDGTAFPLPGGIALQRSAEAHASLLEPFLAGLIPVIVGRGVTSAIVTSTTARALVLAHRFRADVESMEGFAVLRAAALAGVPAVEIRGVSNLVGDRASNEWNFRAGAEAAVATTDALLNVLLTV; encoded by the coding sequence TTGACCGGACTCGCCCCGCGTGACGACGTCGACGTGATCGCCGCCGGCGTCGGCCCGGTCGAAGCGGCGCTCGGCACCGCGCGCGCGCTGGCGACGAAGCGGTACGACGCCGTGATCAACGCCGGGATCGCGGGCGGCTTTCGCGAGCGCTGCACGGTCGGCGACGCGGTCGTCTGTGCGCGCGACGACTACGCCGAGCTCGGGCTGGAAGACGGCACGGCGTTTCCGCTCCCCGGCGGGATCGCGCTGCAGCGCAGCGCCGAAGCGCACGCTTCGCTGCTCGAGCCGTTTCTCGCGGGACTGATCCCGGTGATCGTCGGGCGCGGGGTGACGTCGGCGATCGTGACCAGCACGACGGCGCGTGCGCTGGTGCTGGCGCACCGCTTCCGCGCCGACGTCGAGTCGATGGAGGGCTTCGCGGTGCTGCGCGCGGCGGCGCTGGCCGGCGTCCCGGCGGTGGAGATTCGCGGCGTCTCGAACCTGGTCGGCGACCGCGCGTCGAACGAGTGGAACTTTCGCGCCGGCGCCGAGGCGGCGGTCGCGACGACCGACGCCTTGTTGAACGTTCTGCTGACGGTATGA
- a CDS encoding 1,4-dihydroxy-6-naphthoate synthase, translating to MTHTTYSLAYSPCPNDTYIFAALANGLLDGAPAVNVVLDDVEALNRAAREGRFELTKASYGAIPYLLDRYRILRAGGALGRGCGPLVVARPTTDAKAPLLTDFAADATFAIPGRMTTAYVLLRLALGREPHVREMRFDQIVEAVANEEVAAGLIIHESRFTYEMAGLVEVIDLGDWWEHETGKAIPLGAIMVRRDVSDADARALGEAIRRSLAFAREREPEIIGYVREHAFEMDDEVMRKHIGLYVNEFSDDVGDEGIAAVEELFTRAAQAGLIPPTTRPEFV from the coding sequence ATGACGCACACGACGTACTCGCTCGCGTACTCGCCCTGTCCGAACGACACGTACATCTTCGCCGCGCTGGCGAACGGCTTGCTCGACGGCGCGCCGGCGGTGAACGTCGTGCTCGACGACGTCGAGGCGCTCAACCGCGCTGCGCGCGAAGGGCGCTTCGAGCTGACGAAAGCGAGCTACGGCGCGATCCCGTATCTGCTCGACCGGTACCGCATCCTGCGCGCCGGTGGCGCGCTGGGGCGCGGCTGCGGCCCGCTCGTCGTCGCGCGCCCGACGACCGACGCGAAGGCGCCGCTGCTGACCGACTTCGCCGCGGACGCGACCTTCGCGATCCCCGGCCGCATGACGACGGCGTACGTGCTGCTGCGCTTGGCACTCGGGCGTGAGCCGCACGTGCGCGAGATGCGTTTCGACCAAATCGTCGAGGCGGTCGCGAACGAAGAGGTCGCGGCCGGGCTGATCATCCACGAGTCGCGCTTCACCTACGAAATGGCGGGGCTCGTCGAGGTGATCGATTTGGGCGACTGGTGGGAACACGAGACCGGCAAGGCGATCCCGCTCGGTGCGATCATGGTCCGGCGTGACGTCTCCGACGCGGACGCGCGCGCGCTCGGCGAGGCGATTCGGCGCAGCTTGGCGTTCGCGCGCGAGCGCGAGCCGGAGATCATCGGCTACGTGCGCGAGCACGCCTTCGAGATGGACGACGAGGTGATGCGCAAGCACATCGGGCTGTACGTGAACGAGTTCAGCGACGACGTCGGCGACGAAGGAATCGCCGCAGTCGAGGAGCTGTTCACGCGCGCCGCGCAAGCCGGCCTCATCCCGCCGACGACGCGCCCGGAGTTCGTCTGA
- a CDS encoding DUF1343 domain-containing protein — MNRKVFVAAGAAALAFPRAARATEPAIRPPAPLREAPVVTLGDDVFVRDAWRDLRGRTIGIVTNPSGVLSTGESVVDAVHRNGQIAVKALFGPEHGIRGVVGAGETVGSSTDEKTGLPVYSLYGATRHPTAAMLDGIDVLVFDIQDVGARPYTYVSTMAYVMESAAHYGKEVWVLDRPNPVGGMLLDGPVLNPKFKSFIGLYPIPERHGMTVGELARLFNEQFGIGCKLRVIPMQGWKREMVWADTGLKWVPTSPNMPYARTTLVYLATGLVDEAGVNNGVGTDKPFEYAGGYGYDPAAFRDALTARKIPGVEFEPADWVPARGFWKDKTLRGVSINVTDPRVFPSVRTAVEFLAAARAQGKYHVAHEQIMDRDWGTDTVRLALNDGTSPDTIVASWQPGLRAFRTLRAKYLLY; from the coding sequence GTGAACCGCAAGGTTTTTGTTGCGGCCGGCGCCGCCGCGCTGGCCTTCCCGCGCGCCGCGCGCGCGACCGAACCGGCGATCCGCCCGCCCGCGCCGCTGCGCGAAGCGCCCGTGGTGACGCTCGGCGACGACGTCTTCGTGCGCGACGCGTGGCGCGATTTGCGTGGGCGCACGATTGGGATCGTGACCAATCCCAGCGGCGTGCTCTCGACCGGCGAGTCGGTGGTCGACGCGGTGCACCGCAACGGCCAGATCGCAGTGAAAGCGCTGTTCGGGCCCGAGCACGGCATTCGCGGCGTGGTGGGAGCGGGCGAGACCGTCGGCTCGTCGACCGACGAGAAGACCGGCTTGCCGGTCTACAGCCTGTACGGCGCGACGCGCCACCCGACGGCGGCGATGCTCGATGGGATCGACGTGCTCGTGTTCGACATTCAGGACGTCGGCGCGCGGCCGTACACCTACGTCTCGACGATGGCGTACGTGATGGAGTCGGCCGCGCATTACGGCAAGGAAGTGTGGGTCCTCGACCGGCCCAACCCGGTCGGCGGCATGCTGCTCGACGGCCCGGTGCTGAATCCGAAGTTCAAGTCGTTCATCGGGCTCTATCCGATCCCGGAACGGCACGGCATGACGGTCGGCGAGCTGGCGCGGCTGTTCAACGAGCAATTCGGAATCGGCTGCAAGCTGCGCGTGATCCCGATGCAAGGCTGGAAGCGCGAGATGGTCTGGGCCGACACGGGGCTGAAGTGGGTCCCGACCTCGCCGAACATGCCGTACGCGCGCACGACGCTGGTCTATCTCGCCACCGGCTTGGTCGACGAAGCCGGCGTGAACAACGGCGTCGGCACCGACAAGCCGTTCGAGTACGCCGGCGGCTACGGCTACGATCCCGCCGCCTTCCGCGACGCCCTTACCGCGCGCAAAATCCCCGGCGTGGAGTTCGAGCCCGCCGACTGGGTCCCGGCACGCGGCTTCTGGAAAGACAAAACGCTGCGCGGCGTCTCGATCAATGTCACCGATCCGCGCGTGTTTCCCAGCGTACGAACCGCCGTAGAATTCCTCGCCGCCGCTCGAGCGCAAGGCAAATACCACGTCGCCCACGAGCAAATCATGGACCGCGACTGGGGCACCGACACCGTCCGCCTCGCCCTGAACGACGGCACGTCACCCGACACCATCGTCGCATCCTGGCAGCCCGGCCTGCGCGCGTTCAGAACGCTGCGCGCGAAGTACCTGCTGTATTGA
- a CDS encoding PilZ domain-containing protein yields MFFWQKWTKRKPVKRRAPVRATITETQRQSYRASVEFPVVYAVEGRTGSRTAVANDLSAGGLRLIGDEDLPNETVVELRFTLPNDLIQSVHVEKEIFTNTPRGKTKRKVMVPPDPFRPMSVHAKSVIAFLNLHRRKLAHGLQFVDIDERTQEEIQRFIHVWQIRQLRERAHMRGE; encoded by the coding sequence GTGTTCTTCTGGCAGAAGTGGACGAAGCGCAAACCGGTCAAGCGCCGGGCGCCGGTCCGCGCGACGATCACGGAGACCCAGCGGCAGAGCTATCGCGCCTCGGTCGAGTTCCCGGTCGTCTACGCGGTCGAGGGCCGCACCGGCAGCCGCACCGCCGTCGCCAACGACCTTTCGGCCGGGGGCCTGCGCCTGATCGGCGACGAGGATTTGCCGAACGAGACGGTCGTCGAGCTGCGCTTCACGCTCCCGAACGATCTGATCCAAAGCGTCCACGTCGAAAAGGAAATCTTCACCAACACGCCGCGCGGAAAAACGAAGCGCAAGGTGATGGTCCCGCCCGACCCGTTCCGCCCGATGTCCGTGCACGCCAAGTCGGTGATCGCGTTCCTCAACCTCCACCGCCGCAAGCTCGCCCACGGCCTGCAGTTCGTCGACATCGACGAGCGCACTCAAGAGGAGATCCAGCGCTTCATCCACGTCTGGCAAATCCGCCAGCTCCGCGAACGCGCCCACATGCGGGGGGAATGA
- a CDS encoding FAD-binding protein translates to MAPSGFASRLADALGPEVVRTEPEDLAVYAFDAYSEDRLPSAAIVPRDAREVGIAVRIARECDEPVVPRGAGTGLCGGAVPSRGGLVVSFARMNRLLELDARNRRARVQPGLINLELSTMTASHGVFYAPDPSSQKISTLGGNVGTNAGGPHCLSYGTTTNHVLGLEYVDTAGEIHRTSIDDPGYDLTGVLVGSEGTLGIVTEIEVKLLKLPDAVRVCVAAFNDVETASEAVSAIIGTGIVPTALEIMDALITRAVEAHYHAGYPENAGAVLLVEIAGAQDDVAAGEAVIAKIAREHGALSWRAARDRAERDALWAARKGAAGAIGRIAPNYYIQDACVPRTKLPAVMHRVDAIAREYALLVGNVFHAGDGNLHPLLIFDRRDKRQVRAVVDAGTEILRTCIEMGGTISGEHGIGYEKRETLSLVFTPDDLAAMGNVREVFDPLRTFNPDKIFPSGAICGEVGR, encoded by the coding sequence ATGGCTCCGTCCGGCTTCGCGTCGCGCCTCGCCGACGCGCTCGGCCCCGAGGTGGTCCGCACCGAGCCCGAGGACCTCGCCGTGTACGCGTTCGACGCGTACTCGGAAGACCGGCTGCCGTCGGCCGCGATCGTCCCGCGCGACGCGCGCGAGGTTGGAATCGCGGTGCGCATCGCGCGCGAGTGCGACGAGCCGGTCGTCCCGCGCGGCGCCGGCACCGGCTTGTGCGGCGGGGCCGTTCCCTCGCGCGGCGGGCTCGTCGTCTCGTTCGCGCGCATGAACCGGCTGCTCGAGCTCGACGCGCGCAACCGCCGTGCGCGCGTGCAGCCGGGACTGATCAACCTCGAGCTCTCCACCATGACCGCGAGCCACGGCGTCTTCTACGCGCCCGATCCGTCGAGCCAAAAGATCTCGACGCTCGGCGGCAACGTCGGCACGAACGCCGGCGGCCCGCACTGCCTGAGCTACGGCACGACGACGAACCACGTGCTCGGCCTGGAGTACGTCGACACCGCCGGCGAGATTCACCGCACCTCCATCGACGATCCGGGCTACGACCTGACCGGCGTGTTGGTCGGCTCAGAGGGGACGCTCGGAATCGTCACCGAGATCGAGGTGAAGCTCTTGAAGCTGCCCGACGCCGTGCGCGTCTGCGTTGCGGCGTTCAACGACGTCGAGACGGCTTCCGAGGCGGTCTCAGCCATCATCGGCACGGGGATCGTTCCGACCGCGCTCGAGATCATGGACGCGCTGATCACGCGCGCCGTCGAGGCGCACTACCACGCCGGCTATCCGGAGAACGCGGGCGCGGTGCTGCTGGTCGAGATCGCCGGCGCGCAGGACGACGTCGCAGCCGGCGAGGCGGTGATCGCGAAGATCGCGCGCGAGCACGGCGCGCTCTCCTGGCGCGCGGCGCGTGACCGCGCCGAGCGCGACGCGCTGTGGGCGGCGCGCAAAGGTGCCGCCGGTGCGATCGGCCGAATTGCGCCGAACTACTACATCCAAGACGCGTGCGTGCCGCGCACCAAGCTGCCGGCGGTGATGCACCGCGTCGACGCCATCGCGCGCGAGTACGCGCTTCTGGTCGGCAACGTCTTCCACGCCGGCGACGGCAATTTGCACCCGCTGCTGATCTTCGACCGGCGCGACAAACGCCAAGTGCGCGCGGTCGTCGACGCCGGCACGGAGATCCTGCGCACTTGCATCGAGATGGGCGGGACGATCAGCGGCGAGCATGGGATCGGCTACGAGAAGCGCGAGACGCTCTCGCTCGTCTTCACGCCCGACGACCTCGCCGCGATGGGCAACGTGCGCGAGGTCTTCGATCCGCTGCGCACGTTCAATCCGGACAAGATCTTCCCCAGCGGCGCGATCTGCGGAGAAGTCGGCCGATGA
- a CDS encoding FAD-binding oxidoreductase translates to MIAKGTRTPRARKKVSLNAYALGELMPARLVEPVDAAEAAAALRAANDAGEAVVVFGGGTLQRAANAPSRYDVALSTKRLTALHDYDPRDLTAGVGAGMTVAELQRALAQHRQFLPLDAPLAQQATVGGTLAAGWAGPRRAAYGRPRDLLIGTTVALANGTLASSGGMVVKNVTGYDMGKLYVGSHGTLGAIVRANFKVLPAPAVRRLAIAPFDEELRERALAHAIDVAHEPVALLAIDGFREAGPPGGPRLVALLEGSEAVVDRATRELRSALGAAGIAETRLLDGDDAARAFQSVLDAYVARDGETSLTLLARGLPSEAAARAQRVRTAIRRAETIADLRTGDVVVRVRENAAPSADDDAAALDRAVRDVLGHASVLSSGAATRADAWGEAPATVTTIRAIKAQFDPQGVLAPGRFVGGI, encoded by the coding sequence ATGATCGCGAAAGGAACGCGCACGCCGCGCGCGCGCAAGAAGGTTTCGCTCAATGCGTACGCGCTCGGCGAACTCATGCCGGCGCGGCTCGTGGAGCCGGTCGACGCGGCGGAAGCGGCCGCGGCGCTGCGCGCGGCAAACGACGCGGGCGAGGCAGTCGTCGTGTTCGGCGGCGGGACGCTGCAGCGCGCGGCGAACGCGCCGTCGCGGTACGACGTCGCGCTGTCGACGAAGCGGCTCACCGCGCTGCACGACTACGATCCGCGCGATCTGACCGCCGGTGTCGGCGCCGGAATGACCGTCGCGGAGCTGCAGCGCGCGCTCGCGCAGCACCGCCAGTTTCTCCCGCTCGACGCGCCGCTCGCCCAGCAGGCGACGGTCGGCGGAACGCTTGCCGCCGGCTGGGCGGGACCACGCCGCGCCGCGTACGGCCGCCCGCGCGATCTGCTGATCGGCACGACGGTCGCGCTGGCGAACGGCACGCTCGCGAGCAGCGGTGGGATGGTCGTGAAAAACGTGACCGGCTACGACATGGGCAAGCTCTACGTCGGCTCGCACGGCACGCTCGGCGCGATCGTGCGGGCGAACTTCAAAGTGCTGCCGGCGCCGGCGGTGCGGCGGCTCGCGATCGCGCCGTTCGACGAAGAGCTGCGCGAGCGCGCGCTCGCGCACGCGATCGACGTGGCGCACGAACCGGTCGCGCTGCTGGCGATCGATGGGTTTCGCGAAGCAGGCCCGCCGGGCGGCCCACGGCTCGTCGCGCTGCTCGAAGGCTCCGAAGCGGTCGTCGACCGCGCGACGCGCGAGCTGCGCTCGGCGCTCGGCGCGGCCGGGATCGCGGAGACGCGGCTGCTCGACGGCGACGACGCGGCGCGCGCGTTTCAGAGCGTGCTCGACGCATACGTCGCGCGCGACGGCGAGACGTCGCTGACGCTGCTCGCGCGCGGTTTGCCCTCCGAAGCGGCGGCGCGCGCGCAGCGCGTTCGGACCGCGATCCGGCGCGCCGAGACGATCGCCGACCTGCGCACCGGCGACGTCGTCGTGCGCGTCCGCGAGAACGCCGCACCGAGCGCGGACGACGACGCGGCGGCGCTCGACCGCGCGGTGCGCGATGTGCTGGGCCACGCGAGCGTGCTCAGCAGCGGCGCGGCGACGCGCGCCGACGCCTGGGGCGAAGCGCCGGCGACGGTGACCACGATCCGCGCGATCAAAGCGCAGTTCGACCCGCAGGGCGTGCTCGCGCCGGGACGGTTCGTCGGTGGAATCTGA
- a CDS encoding DUF2600 family protein codes for MESELWRDVPRTLRRVFSRPSRIRRLIALGPRGWLATVRFVTVIIPRAGRELAAIRARAERIPDRALREQALASIDGKAYHVQGGCILATFMRGEAMQRYIAIVAAVETIYDYLDNLCDRLPGVPQAAYATLHESLIDALDDGRTPTGYYRDGPDGDDGGYLRSLVDAARAGLRALPNYTAVRDRLVEVARYYAELQVLKHGPAGAREGACDAWYARNRERFPGLSWWEFAAACGSSLPVFALIELASRERLDARDVDATLGAYFPGVSAVHILLDYFIDQAEDREHGELNFVACYASRADAVRGLRRLVTSTLARVHTLARAAHHRFVVEAMCVFYLTHPKVFEQRLDAESAALLRALR; via the coding sequence GTGGAATCTGAGTTGTGGCGGGACGTGCCGCGCACGCTGCGGCGCGTCTTCAGCCGGCCGAGCCGGATCCGCCGCCTGATCGCGCTCGGACCGCGCGGCTGGCTCGCCACCGTGCGCTTCGTCACCGTCATCATCCCGCGTGCGGGGCGCGAGCTAGCCGCGATCCGGGCACGCGCGGAGCGAATTCCCGATCGCGCGCTGCGCGAACAGGCCCTGGCCTCGATCGACGGCAAGGCGTACCACGTGCAAGGCGGCTGCATCCTGGCGACCTTCATGCGCGGCGAGGCGATGCAGCGCTACATCGCGATCGTCGCTGCGGTCGAGACGATCTACGACTACCTCGACAACCTCTGCGACCGCCTCCCCGGCGTGCCGCAAGCCGCCTACGCCACGCTGCACGAGTCGCTGATCGATGCGCTCGACGACGGCCGCACGCCGACCGGCTACTACCGCGACGGCCCGGACGGCGACGACGGCGGCTACCTGCGCTCGCTCGTCGACGCGGCGCGCGCGGGCTTGCGGGCGCTGCCGAACTACACGGCGGTACGCGACCGCTTGGTGGAGGTCGCGCGCTACTACGCCGAACTGCAAGTGCTCAAGCACGGCCCGGCCGGCGCGCGCGAAGGCGCGTGCGACGCGTGGTACGCGCGCAACCGCGAGCGCTTTCCGGGGCTGTCGTGGTGGGAGTTCGCCGCCGCGTGCGGCTCCTCGCTTCCGGTGTTCGCGCTGATCGAGCTCGCCTCGCGCGAACGGCTCGACGCGCGCGACGTCGACGCCACGCTCGGTGCGTACTTCCCCGGCGTCTCCGCGGTGCACATCTTGCTCGACTACTTCATCGACCAGGCCGAAGACCGCGAGCACGGCGAGCTGAACTTCGTCGCCTGCTACGCCTCGCGCGCCGACGCCGTGCGCGGCCTACGGCGTCTCGTGACCTCGACGCTCGCGCGGGTGCACACCCTGGCGCGCGCCGCGCACCACCGCTTCGTGGTCGAAGCGATGTGCGTGTTCTACCTCACGCATCCGAAAGTGTTCGAGCAGCGGCTCGACGCCGAAAGCGCCGCGCTGCTGCGCGCGTTGCGTTAA